ATGAAAAATCTAAGTGTAGAACCAGATTCATTACAATCTATAACCCTATCTTTTATATTTGTAAAATCCTTTATCCCTTGAATAGTGAGAGTATCACCATTTTCTTCAATTTTAGCTCCCAGTTTTTTCATACCTTCAATAGTTGCAATTATATCTTTTGAATAGGCAATATTTGATATTTTACTTATTCCATCAGCTAGGGATGCACAGATTATTGCTCTATGTGCCATGCTTTTTGATGGGGGAATGACAACCTCTCCCTGAGGTGTTGAAGGGTAGATTTTTATATCCATAACTCTCTTGTATGATAAATATGTGAAAATATTTATCTATACAACCTCCTTTATTTTTTATTACTATATATTCTACAACTTTTTTTAATTAATTAAAAGTGTTATAATTTGAGAAAAAGGAGGAGCTATGAATAAACTTGAAGAGGCTAGAAAAAATATCAATAGAATAGATAAAGAGATGGCACATCTTTTTGAAGAGAGAATGAGATGTGTAGAGGATGTAATAGCATATAAAATGGAAAATGGGATGAAGGTACTGGATACTGCAAGGGAAAAAGAGGTCATAGAAAAGAATCTTAAACTTATTGAAAACAATGAGTATAAAGAGTATTACAGGGAGTTTATTCAGGATATGATGGATATCTCAAAGAAGTATCAGGAAAAAATAATAAAAAAATAGATAAAAAATGAGGGTGTTGTATTTTTAAAAATGTAAAAATAAAATTCGCGATATTAGAAATAGTTTTGTAATTTATGCAGTGAAACAGAATACTGAAAATCCGACTGTTTGAACGTAGTGAGTTTCGGATTTTCTTTCTGTGAGCAAAATAAATAGAAACTATTGATACCAGAGTGAATTTTATTATTTACTGATTTACAACACCCTCAGTTTAAATTTAAGGTTAATTATTTTTTTTACAAGGAATAAATTTAAATATTATTCCACCAATAATAGCAGGAACAACCCATGCAAGTCCAAGATCTTGGAATGGAAGTGCAAGGTATACATTTTGAACTGCATCTATATTGAATCCCATAGCTTGAAAGGCTTCAAAAGAACTTACAATTCCTGTACCAATAACAGTTCCTACAAATACATTGTCATTTTTAATTGCATTCTTCATAAGGTTTAAGAAGATTAAAGCTATTGCAATTGGATATAAGAATACTAAGATAGGTACAGATATTTTTACAATAATATCTACACCAAACATTGCAAATATTATACTTATAACTGTTGTAATAATTGCTAAAACTTGATAAGAAACCTTTAAAAGATTGCTGAAATAATCTGCAACTGTAGCAATAAGTCCAATAGCTGTAGTGATACAAGCTCCAGTAACACAGATAGCTAAAATTATCTTTCCTGCATTTCCTAAAAGCATGTCAACTGATGAAACTAAAATACCAACTTTATCAATCCCTGCTGGAAGTATTCCAGATACAGTAGAACCTATATATCCAAGTCCACCATATACAAGAGCAAGTCCTCCAAGAGCTATAATACTTGTCTGAATAAGGAAAGAGATTTCCTGTTTTTGAGATAGCTCTTTATCTTTTCTGATAGATTTTAGAATTATTTCAGAAAATACTATTGCAGCAAGTGTATCCATAGTTTGATATCCATCTATAAATCCTTGCTTAAAAGGAGTGGGTACATTAAGATTAATACCAGTTCCAAGTGGTGTAAATACCCCTTTTAAAATTATAATAGCTAAAACTACTAAAAGTGTAGGAGTAAGAATTGCTCCAACTCTATCTATAACTTTACTTGGTTTCAATGAGAATAAAAGTGCAATTCCAAAGAAAGCAAATATAAATATTATTTTTTCCATCATATAGCTAGGGCTATTTTTATCAAAAATCAGTTCAAAAGCAACTGCTCCAGTTCTTGGGAGCGCTAATAGAGGCCCAATAGATAGTATTAAAACAACATTGAATACCTTACTGAAGATTGGGGATACCCTAATAGCAAAACTGTCCAGATTCTTTCCCGCAAATGCTGAAGTAAAAATTGCTATGAGAGGAAATCCAACTCCAGTTAAAATGAAAGCGATGATTCCAGTAGCCCACCTGTCTCCATTGGCAAATCCAACAAGAGGTGGGAATATTAAGTTTCCTGCTCCGAAAAGCATAGCAAAAAGTGCAAAACCGGTGATGATAACATCTTTCTTTTTAAACATAATTTCCTCCTGATATTCTATATATTTTTGTATTGTCTTACATTGTATAAAAATATTTTATTATTGTCAATTTAAATAAAAAAAAATAGCCATTTTTGTAAAAAAAAAGACTATTTTAATACAAAAGATACAAATATAAACAAAAAATAAAAACTCTTTGAAACCACATTTTATTTGAGGTTCTGAGAGTTTTTATCATTTTTTGATATAAAAAAACAGCTATTTTTTCCATTTTAGGAATTAATATTTAAATTATTAAAACCACTTTAATAATTCAGAATAATAAAATTAATATCTAGAAAAGTGAATCTACAATTGGGAAAATAGCAGCCCCAATAATGCCAGTTTTTTCGTCAAATTGTGAAAAAACTATTGTATCTTCACCACGGTAAAATATATGATTTGGTACATAAATTGTTTTTAAAAGTTTAGATTTTACAAGGTCTTTATATCTGCATATATCTCCAGTGATTATCAATTTTTCAGGGTTTGAAAAGAAGATAAGATTTTTAATTCCTACAGCCATATGCTTTATGTAGTTATCCAAAAGAAGCTGACCAAAATGTGTTTTCAGATATTTTTCAGAGAAGATATCACTGAAGGTTTCAATTTCAGGAAAGAATTTTTGAAATTCATAAATAAGTGCACGATTAGAAATATAGGCACCTAAACATCCTTGTGAACCACATTCACAGAGATTTCCATCAGGATTGATGTTCATATGATGTATTCTTCCAGCCTTAAAGGAGAAACTGTCATTTTGTTCTTTTTGAAATGTACTGCAACTTATAGTATCTGAAACAGTAAGGCAGACAAAATGATTTAGTTGCTGTCCGTGACCTAGCATAGCTTCAGCAACTACTGCAAGGTTGCTCTCATTTTCTATAAGTACAGGAACACCTAATTTTTCTCCTATAATATCTAATGCTTTTAGAGGAAATGATGTTGTGCTTGAAAATTCAACAAAGTTATTTTCATGATTAACTATTCCTCTTGTAGCAATACCCACTCCAACAAGATGTTTTTGCTCCTCTGCACTTAATCCCTCAACAAAATCAAAAGTAGACTTTATAATCATTTCTACTATATTTGCCAGGCTTAAAGTGAGATAGTAGGAGTGTTGTTTTTGGATTTCACAGCATCCATTAATTAAAATAAAATGTAAAGAATCCTGGTTTATTTTAATTCCAATAGAATAGCAGAAATCCCGATTAAACCCATATTCTGTAGCTTTCCGTCCAACTCCATCACCTATTTTATTTTTTTCATAGATGACATTCTTTTTGAGAAGTATATTTACTACTCTTTTAACAGTTGGAAAACTGATGTCCAAGGCAGTTGCGATATCGTTAATAACAAAGTCTTGTTTTGACTTAAAAAGATACTGAAATATCTTATTCTCATTGTTCTCTTTAATGATTTTCTGATACATACCCATTCTCCCTTTTTCATTTTGTAATCTATTATTATGTAACCAGGATAGATTCTCTATAATTATATAATAAAACAAAAAATAATTCAATAATTGTTCTTTTATAGTATAAACAAGTCAATAAAAATACAATTTATTAATAAAATGAATTGAGTTATATATTTAATATATTAGACATATTTATAAAAACATGTTTTAATCTAATTATTAAAATGATTTTAATAATACAACGCGCAAAAATTTTTGCAAACTCGGGAGGAAGAAGAGTGCATGATATTTAATCCTGTAATCATATCAGTAGTAGTAATGATTGTTTTATGTTTGTGTAAGTTGAATGTTATTTTTTCAATGTTAATTGCGGCGATAGTTGCTGGGGTATCTGCTAATATGGGAGTATGTCACACCATGAAGGTATTGATCTCTGGTATGGGCGGAAATGCTGAAACAGCACTTAGCTATATTTTGCTAGGAACATTAGCAGTAGCAATTAACAGTACTGGAATTGCTAGTATTGTATCAAATAGGATTGCAAAGTTGGTTGGAGATAAAAAAGTTTATCTACTTCTAATAATTGCAGCACTAGCATGTTGTTCACAAAACTTGATCCCAGTACATATTGCTTTTATACCTATCTTAATACCACCTTTACTAAAACTTATGAACTCATTAAAGATGGATAGAAGAGCAATGGCCTGCTGTTTAACATTTGGATTAAAAACACCATACGTTGTTTTACCAGTAGGATTTGGGCTTATCTTTCATACAATAGTGAAAGATCAAATTTCAGCAAATGGATATATTATAGAACTTGGACATGTATGGAGATCAACTTGGCTTTTAGGGGTTGCCATGGTGATAGGTCTTCTAACAGCAATATTTATATCTTATAGAAA
The window above is part of the Fusobacterium sp. DD2 genome. Proteins encoded here:
- a CDS encoding chorismate mutase; this translates as MNKLEEARKNINRIDKEMAHLFEERMRCVEDVIAYKMENGMKVLDTAREKEVIEKNLKLIENNEYKEYYREFIQDMMDISKKYQEKIIKK
- the brnQ gene encoding branched-chain amino acid transport system II carrier protein; translation: MFKKKDVIITGFALFAMLFGAGNLIFPPLVGFANGDRWATGIIAFILTGVGFPLIAIFTSAFAGKNLDSFAIRVSPIFSKVFNVVLILSIGPLLALPRTGAVAFELIFDKNSPSYMMEKIIFIFAFFGIALLFSLKPSKVIDRVGAILTPTLLVVLAIIILKGVFTPLGTGINLNVPTPFKQGFIDGYQTMDTLAAIVFSEIILKSIRKDKELSQKQEISFLIQTSIIALGGLALVYGGLGYIGSTVSGILPAGIDKVGILVSSVDMLLGNAGKIILAICVTGACITTAIGLIATVADYFSNLLKVSYQVLAIITTVISIIFAMFGVDIIVKISVPILVFLYPIAIALIFLNLMKNAIKNDNVFVGTVIGTGIVSSFEAFQAMGFNIDAVQNVYLALPFQDLGLAWVVPAIIGGIIFKFIPCKKNN
- a CDS encoding ROK family protein codes for the protein MYQKIIKENNENKIFQYLFKSKQDFVINDIATALDISFPTVKRVVNILLKKNVIYEKNKIGDGVGRKATEYGFNRDFCYSIGIKINQDSLHFILINGCCEIQKQHSYYLTLSLANIVEMIIKSTFDFVEGLSAEEQKHLVGVGIATRGIVNHENNFVEFSSTTSFPLKALDIIGEKLGVPVLIENESNLAVVAEAMLGHGQQLNHFVCLTVSDTISCSTFQKEQNDSFSFKAGRIHHMNINPDGNLCECGSQGCLGAYISNRALIYEFQKFFPEIETFSDIFSEKYLKTHFGQLLLDNYIKHMAVGIKNLIFFSNPEKLIITGDICRYKDLVKSKLLKTIYVPNHIFYRGEDTIVFSQFDEKTGIIGAAIFPIVDSLF